The Sinomonas sp. P10A9 genome contains the following window.
ACATCCCGCGGCGAGCTGACCCCGGATCCGCGCTCGCCGATCACGAGGATCGCCCCGCCGGACTGGGCCGACCACGCCGTGCAGCACATCTGGATCGTCGAGTGGGACCTCCCGCGCGGCGTTGCCCTGCGCCAGACCGCCCTGAGCTACCCGGCGCTCAACATGGTCGCCCAGCCCGGCAGGCTCGCCGTCTACGGACCCACGACGGCGGTCTCTTTCCGGACGCTCGAGGGCCGCGGTTGGGGCGTGGGTGCCCTGCTCAGACCGGCGGCCACGCCACTCTTCACCGATCGTCCTGCGGAGTTCGCGAACTCCGAGCGCGAGATCGACGCGCCTGCGCTGCACGCCGCCGTCACGCGTTCCATGGACTCGCCCGAGCGGGCGGCGACCCGGCACGCCGAGGCGAGCGACGCCGTCGTGCGCTGGATCGTGGAACGGATGCCAGCCGCCGATCCGAGGGGGCTCGAGGCGAACCGCATGGCCGAGCTCGCCGACTCGGAGCCCGGGCTGCTGCGGGTGCCGGACCTCGCGGCCGCGATGGGCGCGTCCGTGCGCACCCTCGAGCGGCTCGCAGCCGACTACTTCGGCCCGACACCGGCCGCGATCATGCGGCGCCGGCGGATCCAGATGGCAGCCGAACGGCTGCGCGCCGAGCCGCAGGCGCCGCTCGCCGATCTGGCAATGGAGCTCGGCTACGCCGACCAGCCGCACCTCACGCGGGACTTCCGTGCCGTGCTCGGCATGACGCCGCGCGAGTACGCGGGCCGCTGAGAAGCGGCCGCACGCCGCACACCGAAGGTGCGGCAGGATCGCAGTTCCCGCTCCGGTGCCCCGTTCCCAGCTTCGGGAGTACAGTCGCCTCATCCAGCGTCCGGAAGGAGGCGGGCATGGCCGGATCCGTGCCTGAGCTCCCGCTTCCCGGTGCTCCCCTGCTGCTGGCCACCGAGGAGGTGCGCCTCCTGTGGTCGTTCGTGCACGGCGACATCATGAGCGCACCGATGCGGACTTGGCTGCGCGCCTCGCTCGGCTTCTGTCCCCGGCACACATGGGCGTACGCGGTCGTGGAGATCGAACTGTGGGAATCGGGGGTAGGCGCGCGCGGCGGCCACCAGCCCTTCGACGTGAGCGTGCTGTACGAGGACCTCTGCCGCGAGGCCGCGTCCCGGCTCGCCCGGGGACGCGCGTGGGGCCGGCGCCCCGACGCCGCGCTCCTGCCCTCCCGCCCGTGCTACCTGTGCACGCAGCTCGCCGCCCCCGCACGCGAGGGGCTCGCCATCGGCTACGCGAACTCGAACAGCGTGGCGCTTGCCGCCGAGGCGAACCTCGCGCGGCACACTCGGCATTGGTGCTCGGCCACGCTGGACACGTGGGAGCCGCTCGCGTGCCCGGCGTGCCTTGGACGGTTGGCGGGCGCGGACGACGGCGCGTGGCTGTGCCGCCTGCACCTCGCCGAAGCGCTCCGCGCGGGCCGCGCCGACGACGCCGACCCTGCCGCACGCCTCGCCGCCGCGGCACGTCGGCTCAACCGACTAGCAGACCGGCTCGGCGCCTTCGCCGAGTCGATGACGGCCGCCGGGCCACCCGCCGACGCCGAGGTCGAGACGAGCTGGATCGCAGCGCTCGGGTTCTTCGCGGGCTGGCGATTCCCGGCGTACCTGGCGGGAGCTGCGGTGGGCGAGGGCTGAGGAGGCCCGCGACGAATCGTGTGTCGCTCGAGTGGCCACGCCCGGCAGCTCACCACATCGATTCAGCTCATCCTTCGCAATCGGTGCAGTATGTCTCACCATGACGCTCGAGGGCCTTCTGGCTGCGGTGGCGCACGAGGAAGCAGGAAGCGCACACAAACTCGTTCTCCTGAACGGGCACGACCTGGATTGTCAGCTCCAAACCTGACAGATCGGCCCCGGGGAGGTCTATGCCCTCGGCCGTGTCGTTGTCGTCGAGCTCGAGGACGGCAGCCCTGGCCGCATCTCTGCCGGCCGGCTTGAGCACCTCCAGCGACTCTTCTTGTTCCTCTTCCCGATTCCTGGGCTGGTCATAGTCAACTGCCATTGCTCTGGGCCTCCTTCACTAAGGTGAGCGCCCGATCCTACAGCTCCCCCCGGCAGAGGTGGAAACGGGCCGACCACGAAGGAGCCGCCCGCCTCCTTACCCCCGGGCCGCCGCGCGGAGCTCCCGGCGCAGGATCTTGCCGGAGGAGGACTTGGGGATCGCGTCGATGAACTCGACCACCCGGACCTTCTTGAAGGGCGCCACGCGCTCGGCCACGAACGCCATGACGTCCTCCGCCGCCAAAGAGGCCCCAGCCTGAGTGACGACGAACGCCTTCGGTACCTCCTCGCCGTCGTCCGCCTTCACCCCGATCACGG
Protein-coding sequences here:
- a CDS encoding DUF4193 domain-containing protein, with product MAVDYDQPRNREEEQEESLEVLKPAGRDAARAAVLELDDNDTAEGIDLPGADLSGLELTIQVVPVQENEFVCASCFLVRHRSQKALERHGETYCTDCEG
- a CDS encoding AraC family transcriptional regulator, with translation MKPTSRGELTPDPRSPITRIAPPDWADHAVQHIWIVEWDLPRGVALRQTALSYPALNMVAQPGRLAVYGPTTAVSFRTLEGRGWGVGALLRPAATPLFTDRPAEFANSEREIDAPALHAAVTRSMDSPERAATRHAEASDAVVRWIVERMPAADPRGLEANRMAELADSEPGLLRVPDLAAAMGASVRTLERLAADYFGPTPAAIMRRRRIQMAAERLRAEPQAPLADLAMELGYADQPHLTRDFRAVLGMTPREYAGR